Sequence from the Rhizobium etli CFN 42 genome:
CGGCCGGCGGATATCGTCGAGGTCCAAAGATCCTTTGCCGAACCGATCGGCGCACCGGAGACGATCGAGAAATATGTGAGCCGCCTGGTGCGGCAGCTCTGTCTGGAGCTCGAGAAGCGCGGACTTGGCGTGCGGCGCGCCGATCTGATCGTCCACCGCGTCGACAACACAATCCAATCGCTTCGGGCCGGCACGGCCAAGCCCGTCCGAGATATCGCTTGGCTGACAAAACTCTTCCGCGACCGGATCGAGAAGATCGAGCCCGGCTTCGGCATCGAGAAGCTGAGCCTCGCCGCCATCATCGCCGAGCCGCTCGTCGAGATGCAGTCAACGTCTTCCCTGATCGAAGAACAGGTGACCGATGTGACGCCGCTCATCGACGTGCTCGGCAACCGCGGCGGCCAGCGGATTTTCCGTGTCGCGCCTGTCGCAAGCGACGTGCCCGAGCGCAGTATCCAGCGGATCGCACCGACGGCCGACGAGAGCGGCGCCACCTGGCCGCTCCATTGGCAGCGGCCATCCAGGCTTCTGGGACACCCGGAAGCGATCGAGGTGATTGCCCTGCTGCCGGACCATCCGCCGGTCTCGTTCACCTGGCGCGGCAAGCGGCGCCGGGTAAAGCGCGCCGACGGCCCTGAGCGGATATTCGGGGAATGGTGGCAGCGCAGCTCCGAATGGATCGCGGTGCGCGACTATTTCGTTGTCGAGGATGACGCCGGCGAGCGCTTCTGGATTTTCCGCTCCGGCGATGGCGTTGACGCCGACACCGGATCACACAAATGGTTCCTGCATGGGGTGTTTGCCTAATGCGCTACGCCGAACTGCAGGTCACCACGCATTTTTCGTTCCTCCGCGGCGCAAGCTCGGCCGAGGAACTCTTTGCGACGGCGAAGCTCATGGGCATCGCGGCGCTCGGCATCGCCGACCGCAACAGCCTGGCCGGCATTGTTCGGGCGCTCGAAGCCTCGCGCGCCACCGGCCTGCGGCTCGTCGTAGGTTGCCGGCTCGATCTCCAGGGCGGGATGTCGATCATCGTCTACCCCACCGACCGCACCGCCTATTCGCGGCTGACGCGGCTTTTGACCTTGGGCAAGGGCCGCGGCGGCAAAGCCAACTGCATTCTGCATCTCAAGGATGTAGCGCACTATTCCGAAGGCCTGATCGGCATCCTGGTCCCGGATATGCCGGACGATGGCTGCGCCGTGCAGCTGAGGAAGATGGCCGAGATTTTCGGCGACCGCGCCTATGTCTCGCTCTGTCTACGCCGGCGGCCGAACGATCAGCTGCGGCTGCACAAGCTGTCCAACCTGGCGGCGCAGCATCGGGTGAAGACGGTCGTCACCAATGACGTGCTGTTTCATGAACCCGGCCGGCGGCAGCTGCAGGATGTCGTCACCTGCATTCGCACCGGCACGACTATCGACGATGTCGGCTTCGAGCGCGAGCGGCATGCGGACCGCTACCTGAAGCCA
This genomic interval carries:
- a CDS encoding Y-family DNA polymerase, which gives rise to MARVVSVFLPTLPTDRIRRADPSLSPDTPLVVIARSGSKRWVAAADGAAHKRGLRVGMPAAKAQALVQGLTMIDADPMADSATLERLTLWALSQYSPVVAMDPPDGIVMDTEGADHLQGGEDLMLSGLVNRFRARGLAARAAIADTWGAAHALARSKDRETVIIPRGDTAKAVNRLPLSSLRLPAEIVGSLRTLGFATVGDLAVTPRAPLTLRFGPEVGRHLDQMFGRLAEPIDPIRPADIVEVQRSFAEPIGAPETIEKYVSRLVRQLCLELEKRGLGVRRADLIVHRVDNTIQSLRAGTAKPVRDIAWLTKLFRDRIEKIEPGFGIEKLSLAAIIAEPLVEMQSTSSLIEEQVTDVTPLIDVLGNRGGQRIFRVAPVASDVPERSIQRIAPTADESGATWPLHWQRPSRLLGHPEAIEVIALLPDHPPVSFTWRGKRRRVKRADGPERIFGEWWQRSSEWIAVRDYFVVEDDAGERFWIFRSGDGVDADTGSHKWFLHGVFA